A section of the Amblyomma americanum isolate KBUSLIRL-KWMA chromosome 2, ASM5285725v1, whole genome shotgun sequence genome encodes:
- the LOC144119779 gene encoding uncharacterized protein LOC144119779, protein MIAVLCLFAALLSNAFAAYVPTYGVPVAGYPTVPAVTTVQAAPVAATAVTAVHHVEQVNPVVHNVATPFGYRTTGVSYSHRYDAHPGRVSYVYGLSPYGLNYGYGLDAFGYPVLKKW, encoded by the exons ATGATTGCC GTCCTTTGCCTCTTCGCTGCTCTGCTGAGCAACGCCTTCGCCGCGTACGTTCCCACGTACGGCGTTCCTGTGGCCGGCTACCCCACTGTGCCCGCTGTGACGACGGTCCAAGCCGCCCCAGTCGCTGCCACCGCAGTCACCGCTGTCCACCACGTGGAGCAGGTGAACCCCGTCGTGCACAACGTGGCCACCCCGTTCGGCTACCGCACCACGGGCGTCAGCTACAGCCACCGGTACGACGCCCACCCGGGGCGCGTCTCCTACGTGTACGGCCTCAGCCCGTACGGCCTCAACTACGGCTACGGACTAGACGCTTTCGGATACCCTGTCCTGAAGAAGTGGTAA
- the LOC144119777 gene encoding uncharacterized protein LOC144119777, which translates to MIAVLCLFALLGNALAAYVPTYGVAVPGYPTVRTVSTVHTAPVATAVTAVHGAVSVTPTVHNMATPYGYRTTGVSYSHRVNAHPVRVPYVYGLSQYGLNYGYGLNALGYTTFLKKW; encoded by the exons ATGATTGCT GTACTGTGCCTCTTTGCTCTGCTGGGCAACGCCCTCGCCGCGTACGTTCCCACGTACGGCGTTGCTGTGCCCGGCTACCCCACCGTGCGCACTGTCTCGACGGTGCACACCGCCCCCGTAGCCACCGCCGTCACTGCTGTCCACGGCGCGGTGTCGGTGACTCCCACCGTGCACAACATGGCCACCCCGTACGGCTACCGCACCACGGGTGTTAGCTACAGCCACCGGGTGAACGCCCACCCTGTCCGAGTCCCCTACGTGTACGGCCTCAGCCAGTACGGCCTCAACTATGGTTACGGACTGAACGCCCTCGGCTACACCACCTTCCTGAAGAAGTGGTAA
- the LOC144119778 gene encoding uncharacterized protein LOC144119778: MIAVLCLFAALLSNVLAVYVPTYGVPVAGYPTVPAVTTVQAAPVAATAAVTAVHHVEQVNPVVHNVATPFGYRTTGVSYSHRYDAHPGRVSYVYGLSPYGLNYGYGLDAFGYPVLKKW, from the exons ATGATTGCC GTCCTCTGCCTTTTCGCCGCTCTGCTGAGCAACGTCCTCGCCGTGTACGTTCCCACGTACGGCGTTCCTGTGGCCGGCTACCCCACTGTGCCCGCTGTGACGACGGTCCAAGCCGCCCCCGTCGCTGCCACCGCCGCAGTCACCGCTGTCCACCACGTGGAGCAGGTGAATCCCGTCGTGCACAACGTGGCCACCCCATTCGGCTACCGCACAACGGGCGTCAGCTACAGCCACCGGTACGACGCCCACCCGGGGCGCGTCTCCTACGTGTACGGCCTCAGCCCGTACGGCCTCAACTACGGCTACGGACTGGACGCTTTCGGATACCCCGTCCTGAAGAAGTGGTAA